One Acinetobacter colistiniresistens DNA segment encodes these proteins:
- the znuD gene encoding zinc piracy TonB-dependent receptor ZnuD, producing MSFSKNILTLSILAVVSVSTFAAETEQVSTLDTIRIKAHPLEQTSKDFAVADTVVDQKHLQQGAVTIGDALSSEPGIYSNQFGAGSSRPVIRGQDGPRVKVLQNSSENIDVSTLSPDHAVTVDPALAKQVEVIRGPSTLLFGAGTVGGLVNVTDSKIPTQMPANGYEGNVGLRYNTGSDEKLATAGVTVALGDQVALRVEGLNREANDYIAPDYFHEGEKERRVGNTFAKGETVNVGLSWIYDRGFTGISYSNRQDKYGLPGHSHEYESCHLHGLSLHCGDHDHNDGNDHSHDHADESGPWIDLKSERYDVRTELNDPFAGFKKLRAQASYTDYKHDEIEEGTIATRFKNKGYDGRLELVHNPLGPWEGVIGTQYGQQKLELTGEEAFLAPNTTKKWSVFALEHAQFNDVHVEVSARADQQKIDIDDSSKKDFSGSAFSVSGAANWEFAPNYKLSLVTSHQERLPLAQELYANGGHFATNTYELGDDQLKKEKSNNVELGFHYDDNKFDYHVHVYHNWFDDYIYAQTLDRYKDFRLVKYTQDQARFYGAEAEAGYQISPIYKVGVFGDYVRGKIDNENAPRVPAGRLGTKVNADFGDGFSGSAEYYHVFQQDKIAAYETDTQSYNMVNLGVAYTGKYSNVGDYRVFLNANNLLDDQVYQHASFLSTIPQVGRNFTVGVNFNF from the coding sequence ATGTCATTTTCCAAAAATATTCTGACCTTATCTATTTTAGCTGTTGTATCTGTGTCCACATTTGCAGCAGAAACTGAACAGGTTTCAACCCTAGATACAATTCGAATTAAAGCACATCCACTTGAGCAAACCTCTAAAGATTTTGCGGTTGCCGATACGGTTGTGGACCAAAAACATTTACAGCAAGGGGCCGTAACCATTGGTGACGCACTGAGTAGTGAGCCTGGTATTTATTCCAATCAATTCGGTGCTGGGTCAAGTCGTCCTGTGATTCGCGGTCAGGATGGTCCACGTGTGAAGGTTCTACAAAACTCTTCTGAAAACATTGATGTATCTACCTTGTCTCCAGATCATGCGGTGACGGTTGATCCAGCATTGGCGAAGCAGGTCGAAGTGATCCGAGGGCCATCAACCTTATTGTTTGGTGCTGGAACGGTCGGTGGTTTAGTCAATGTTACGGACAGTAAAATTCCAACGCAAATGCCTGCAAATGGTTACGAGGGGAATGTTGGATTACGCTATAACACGGGTAGCGATGAAAAACTGGCCACCGCTGGTGTCACGGTTGCTTTAGGCGATCAGGTGGCTTTACGTGTGGAAGGTTTAAATCGAGAAGCAAATGACTACATTGCACCAGACTATTTCCATGAAGGTGAAAAAGAGCGTCGTGTAGGCAATACTTTTGCTAAAGGTGAAACGGTGAATGTCGGTTTATCCTGGATTTATGACCGTGGTTTTACAGGAATTTCATATAGCAATCGTCAAGATAAATATGGTTTACCAGGCCATAGCCATGAATATGAAAGTTGCCATTTACATGGTTTAAGCTTGCATTGTGGAGATCATGATCATAATGACGGGAATGATCACAGCCATGATCACGCAGATGAGTCTGGTCCTTGGATCGATTTAAAATCTGAGCGTTATGATGTGCGTACTGAACTAAACGATCCATTTGCGGGTTTTAAAAAGTTACGTGCTCAAGCCAGTTATACCGATTATAAGCATGATGAAATTGAAGAAGGCACGATTGCTACGCGCTTTAAAAACAAGGGCTATGATGGGCGTCTGGAATTGGTACACAATCCCCTCGGTCCTTGGGAAGGTGTGATTGGAACCCAATATGGTCAGCAAAAACTGGAACTCACGGGTGAAGAAGCGTTCTTGGCACCAAATACCACCAAGAAGTGGAGTGTTTTCGCCTTGGAGCATGCTCAATTTAATGATGTACATGTGGAAGTCTCAGCACGTGCAGACCAGCAAAAAATTGATATTGATGACTCATCGAAAAAAGATTTCAGTGGTTCGGCCTTTTCTGTTTCAGGTGCCGCCAACTGGGAATTTGCACCGAACTATAAACTTTCATTGGTAACTTCACATCAAGAACGTTTGCCTTTGGCACAAGAGTTATATGCGAATGGCGGACATTTTGCGACCAACACCTATGAGTTAGGTGATGATCAATTGAAGAAAGAGAAGTCTAATAATGTGGAATTAGGCTTCCATTATGACGATAACAAGTTTGACTATCATGTCCATGTATATCACAACTGGTTTGATGACTATATCTACGCACAAACTCTAGACCGCTATAAAGATTTCCGCTTGGTGAAATATACACAAGATCAGGCACGTTTCTACGGTGCCGAGGCTGAGGCTGGCTATCAAATTTCGCCAATTTATAAAGTTGGTGTATTTGGAGACTATGTTCGTGGCAAGATCGACAATGAAAATGCACCAAGAGTACCAGCAGGCCGTCTAGGTACCAAAGTAAATGCGGACTTTGGTGATGGTTTTAGTGGTTCAGCGGAATATTATCATGTGTTCCAGCAAGACAAAATTGCAGCCTATGAGACGGATACCCAAAGCTATAACATGGTGAATCTGGGTGTGGCATATACGGGTAAATATAGCAATGTTGGTGATTACCGCGTATTCCTGAATGCGAATAACCTGCTTGACGATCAGGTTTATCAACATGCATCGTTCTTGTCGACGATTCCGCAAGTGGGCCGTAACTTTACCGTTGGGGTAAATTTTAACTTCTAA
- a CDS encoding phospholipase D family protein, with the protein MRIFQRIHRKLNWSGRRYMAVILCIFAIGYIASAIYHTVKPLPKGLDFTGQLRHANVKFLADQTYIDTQGQQQVDQHIFKEVFQLIDQAQTTIVLDMFLFNQEVGKSKVKQFPLMQELTDALVVKRRLHPTIEIVVITDPINSVYGGMTPQHYQQLRQAGVEVIETDLKPLRASNPLWSGFWYICCQNLGNNPEGGWLSSPFGKDKVTLRSYLELFNFKANHRKTLVVDTVDGWKSLVTSANPHDGSSHHSNVALVVDGPTAIDILQTEQAVANMSNGSSPFVIMGGLAEDKSLPQVQVLTEKAIYEAVLKMIQTAKSKEHLDMAMFYLSARNIIDALKLAQQRGVNIRIMIDPNKDAFGLKKNGIPNRQVASELHAAGIPIRWCDTRGEQCHSKMLLKYNAQQAEIILGSANLTARNLKNYNLETDMRVIGAAQAPVFKDAGQYFDAAWSNANGRQITVDYAKYADESKVKYWLYRFMEWSGLSTF; encoded by the coding sequence ATGCGTATCTTCCAACGAATTCATCGGAAATTAAACTGGTCAGGTCGTCGTTACATGGCAGTCATATTGTGTATTTTTGCGATTGGATACATTGCTTCGGCAATTTATCACACGGTAAAACCCCTCCCGAAAGGGCTGGATTTTACGGGTCAGTTGCGTCATGCCAATGTGAAGTTTTTGGCGGATCAGACTTATATTGATACGCAAGGTCAACAGCAGGTTGATCAGCATATTTTCAAAGAAGTTTTCCAGTTGATCGATCAGGCACAAACCACGATTGTGCTGGATATGTTCTTGTTTAATCAGGAAGTCGGAAAGTCCAAAGTCAAACAGTTTCCTTTGATGCAAGAATTGACGGATGCCTTGGTTGTGAAGCGTCGTTTGCATCCAACGATTGAAATTGTGGTGATTACCGATCCGATTAACTCGGTTTATGGCGGTATGACACCTCAGCATTATCAGCAGTTACGTCAGGCGGGGGTAGAAGTCATCGAGACGGATTTAAAACCGCTCCGTGCCTCGAATCCACTCTGGTCAGGTTTCTGGTATATCTGTTGCCAGAACTTGGGGAATAATCCAGAAGGGGGATGGTTAAGCAGTCCATTTGGCAAGGATAAAGTGACTTTGCGTAGCTATTTGGAACTCTTTAATTTTAAAGCCAATCATCGTAAAACTTTGGTCGTGGATACGGTGGACGGCTGGAAAAGTTTGGTAACTTCAGCCAATCCACATGATGGTAGTTCGCATCATAGCAATGTGGCGTTGGTGGTGGATGGCCCAACCGCGATTGATATACTGCAAACCGAACAAGCAGTGGCCAATATGTCTAATGGCTCTAGTCCATTTGTGATCATGGGCGGGCTGGCAGAAGATAAAAGCTTACCTCAAGTCCAAGTGCTGACTGAAAAGGCCATTTATGAGGCTGTCTTAAAGATGATTCAGACTGCGAAAAGTAAAGAGCATCTGGATATGGCCATGTTCTATTTGTCGGCACGCAATATCATTGATGCGCTGAAGCTAGCACAGCAACGTGGTGTCAATATTCGCATCATGATTGATCCGAACAAAGATGCGTTCGGTCTGAAAAAGAATGGTATCCCAAATCGTCAAGTGGCTTCGGAACTCCATGCCGCTGGCATTCCAATTCGTTGGTGTGACACGCGTGGCGAGCAGTGCCATAGCAAAATGCTGTTGAAATATAATGCGCAGCAAGCAGAAATTATTCTGGGTTCAGCCAACTTAACTGCACGGAATTTGAAAAATTATAATCTTGAGACTGATATGCGGGTGATTGGTGCAGCACAAGCGCCAGTGTTTAAAGATGCAGGACAGTATTTTGATGCAGCGTGGAGCAATGCCAATGGTCGTCAAATTACGGTTGATTATGCAAAATATGCAGATGAGTCAAAGGTGAAATACTGGCTGTATCGTTTTATGGAATGGTCGGGGTTATCGACGTTTTAA
- a CDS encoding RcnB family protein, translating into MMQSKRYIYGLAVLLGFLPVMSYADNAWGGYRGVERHSSHQTSSSYQPPAQDPFAFSNQRDTPTAPPKGYYYQPNQNNYYPRPNHRPGVRVEYYPETQYERSYRSGSFVVGNELPGQFRNERYIVRDWDYYSLREPPRGRHWVMVDGRYLLVTDDSFTIEIIR; encoded by the coding sequence ATGATGCAATCTAAACGCTATATTTATGGCTTAGCGGTTCTATTGGGCTTTCTGCCTGTGATGAGCTATGCAGATAATGCATGGGGTGGTTATCGTGGCGTAGAACGTCACTCTTCTCATCAAACCTCATCTTCCTATCAGCCACCTGCACAAGATCCATTCGCATTCTCGAATCAGCGTGATACGCCAACAGCACCGCCAAAAGGCTATTATTATCAGCCCAATCAAAATAACTATTATCCTCGTCCGAATCACCGTCCTGGTGTGCGTGTTGAATATTATCCAGAGACACAGTATGAGCGCAGTTACCGAAGCGGCTCCTTTGTGGTTGGCAATGAATTACCCGGTCAATTCAGGAATGAACGCTATATCGTTCGGGACTGGGATTATTATTCATTACGTGAACCGCCGCGCGGTCGTCATTGGGTGATGGTGGATGGACGTTATCTTTTGGTGACGGATGATAGTTTTACTATTGAGATTATTCGCTGA
- a CDS encoding RcnB family protein: MKKTAVLLVSTLMLGISASAMADSNRWSHDYKDRYDQRYDRYDHRYDHREQPRWSNGDRGKHYSQYINFKRGERLPSEFRNNRYIVSNYRYHRLYEPPRGYNWMQVQGKYVLVDSQYRVFRVG, translated from the coding sequence ATGAAAAAGACAGCGGTGTTATTGGTATCGACTTTAATGCTCGGTATATCTGCTTCGGCAATGGCAGATTCAAATCGTTGGAGTCATGATTATAAAGATCGTTACGATCAGCGCTATGATCGTTATGACCACCGTTATGATCATCGTGAACAACCACGTTGGTCGAATGGAGATCGTGGTAAGCATTATAGTCAATATATTAATTTTAAACGTGGTGAGCGTTTACCTTCCGAGTTCCGTAATAACCGCTATATCGTCTCAAATTATCGCTACCATCGTTTGTATGAGCCACCGCGTGGTTATAACTGGATGCAAGTACAAGGCAAATATGTACTGGTTGATTCCCAATATCGTGTCTTCCGCGTAGGATAA
- a CDS encoding phosphate-starvation-inducible protein PsiE, translated as MSNPKEKLEGLSRLFDRFGHYAVEAFHYLALFIIGCMIAWSAVHTVIEILTVKQYASIDDILLLFIYLELGAMVGIYFKTNHMPVRFLIYVAITALTRLLIADIQHNHKASMDLVITTGSILILAVAILVVRFASWNYPSVIRGKDQEQQLPSNKTPRPQDDELA; from the coding sequence ATGTCGAACCCTAAAGAGAAACTTGAAGGTTTATCTCGCCTATTCGACCGCTTCGGTCACTATGCGGTTGAAGCCTTTCATTATTTAGCCTTATTTATTATCGGCTGTATGATTGCATGGTCAGCCGTGCATACCGTGATCGAAATTCTGACGGTGAAACAGTACGCCAGCATTGATGACATCTTACTCTTATTTATCTATTTAGAACTCGGCGCCATGGTGGGGATTTATTTCAAGACCAACCATATGCCAGTGCGCTTTTTGATTTATGTCGCGATTACCGCCCTCACTCGCCTGTTGATCGCCGATATTCAGCATAACCATAAAGCCTCGATGGATTTAGTCATCACCACAGGTTCGATCTTAATTTTAGCGGTGGCGATTTTGGTGGTTCGTTTTGCATCATGGAACTACCCTTCTGTGATTCGGGGCAAAGATCAGGAACAACAATTGCCTTCCAATAAAACACCTCGACCACAAGATGACGAACTGGCATAA
- a CDS encoding acyl-CoA dehydrogenase C-terminal domain-containing protein: MPIYNAPLADMKFILNDVFKAEQFWQSNEKLAHVDAATAEAILEEMAKFAQNVTHPLNRTGDEEGARWENGEVFTPAGFKEAFRQYAEGGWIGLGADEEWGGQAMPKMLTVLSDEMLFATNPSFMLYPLLSVGAGMALNSYASQEQKETYLPKIYSGEWSGTMCLTEPHAGTDLGIIKTKAERNEDGTYNITGTKIFITGGDNDLAENIIHLVLAKTPDAPAGSRGISLFIVPKFLVNKDGSLGERNPVGPGSIEHKMGIKASATCVMNFDGAKGYLVGKENEGLAAMFVMMNYERLSMGIQGLGASEFAYQNAAQYATDRLQGRSASGVQSPNKPADSILVHGDVRRMLLNVRANNEASRAFAVYVGQQLDITKFSTDAEAVKKANDRVALLTPIAKAYLTDTAFQATLDAQMVFGGHGYIREWGMEQCIRDLRIAQIYEGTNGVQSQDLIGRKTIKCGGAFIAEYITEIRDFANDLDTDLNFIKDATLDAATEIEAITQFIIEQAAENVDFPNAAAVDYLHAVGLLSFAYMFAKIAAAAKDKSGDFYQNKLALAQYFVDRILPEIDARLAKIKAGSDLIMNFSEDYFTNQA, from the coding sequence ATGCCAATTTACAATGCGCCTTTAGCAGACATGAAATTCATCTTGAATGATGTATTTAAAGCAGAACAATTCTGGCAGTCTAATGAGAAACTGGCTCATGTAGATGCTGCAACAGCTGAAGCAATTTTAGAAGAAATGGCGAAGTTTGCCCAAAACGTGACACATCCGTTAAACCGTACGGGTGATGAAGAAGGCGCACGTTGGGAAAATGGTGAAGTTTTCACCCCGGCAGGTTTTAAAGAAGCATTCCGTCAATACGCTGAAGGCGGTTGGATCGGCTTAGGTGCGGACGAAGAATGGGGTGGTCAGGCCATGCCAAAAATGCTGACTGTCCTGTCTGATGAGATGTTATTCGCGACCAACCCATCATTCATGCTCTACCCGCTTCTTTCTGTGGGTGCAGGTATGGCTTTAAACAGCTATGCATCACAAGAGCAAAAAGAAACTTATTTACCTAAAATCTACTCTGGTGAATGGTCAGGTACCATGTGCTTAACCGAACCACATGCGGGTACGGATTTAGGGATCATCAAAACTAAAGCTGAACGTAATGAAGATGGTACGTATAACATTACCGGTACTAAAATCTTCATCACTGGCGGTGATAATGACCTCGCTGAGAATATCATTCATCTTGTTCTTGCGAAAACACCGGATGCGCCTGCGGGTTCACGCGGTATTTCGTTATTCATCGTACCGAAATTCTTGGTCAATAAAGATGGTTCTTTAGGTGAGCGTAACCCGGTTGGCCCAGGCTCAATCGAACACAAGATGGGCATCAAAGCCTCTGCAACATGTGTGATGAACTTTGATGGTGCTAAAGGTTACCTCGTAGGTAAAGAAAATGAAGGTCTTGCAGCGATGTTCGTGATGATGAATTACGAACGTTTGTCGATGGGTATTCAAGGTCTTGGGGCTTCTGAATTTGCTTATCAAAATGCAGCACAATATGCGACTGACCGCTTACAAGGTCGTAGCGCGTCTGGCGTTCAATCACCAAACAAGCCAGCGGATAGCATTTTAGTACATGGTGATGTACGTCGTATGTTGCTCAATGTCCGTGCCAACAACGAAGCTTCTCGTGCATTTGCAGTATATGTCGGTCAACAACTGGATATTACCAAATTCTCGACTGATGCTGAAGCCGTGAAGAAAGCCAACGACCGCGTTGCCTTATTAACACCAATTGCAAAAGCGTATTTGACTGACACGGCTTTCCAAGCAACTCTAGATGCACAAATGGTCTTCGGTGGACACGGTTATATCCGTGAATGGGGTATGGAACAATGTATCCGTGACCTTCGTATTGCTCAAATTTACGAAGGAACCAACGGCGTTCAATCTCAAGATTTAATTGGTCGTAAAACCATTAAATGTGGTGGTGCATTCATCGCAGAATACATCACAGAGATTCGTGACTTTGCCAATGATTTAGATACGGACTTGAACTTTATTAAAGATGCAACTTTAGACGCAGCCACTGAAATCGAAGCGATCACGCAGTTCATTATTGAGCAAGCAGCTGAAAACGTAGATTTCCCAAATGCTGCTGCGGTTGATTACCTACATGCAGTCGGCCTACTCAGCTTCGCCTATATGTTTGCGAAAATTGCTGCCGCGGCTAAAGACAAGTCTGGTGATTTCTACCAAAACAAACTGGCTTTGGCACAATATTTTGTAGACCGTATCCTGCCTGAAATTGATGCGCGTTTAGCGAAGATCAAAGCGGGTTCTGACTTGATCATGAACTTCAGCGAAGATTACTTCACCAATCAAGCTTAA
- a CDS encoding acyl-CoA dehydrogenase C-terminal domain-containing protein, translating into MPQYKAPLRDMQFVLHELLNAEAHYAKLPAFQDTVSRELVDQYLEAAADFCENELSPLNQVGDREGCTWNDGVVTTPTGFKEAYQKYIELGFPSLSADEEFGGQALPNSLGIAISEMVGTANWSWGMYPGLSHGAVRTLEHHGSDEQKNTYLPNLVSGVWTGTMCLTESHAGSDLGIIRSKAEPNADGSYAISGEKIFISAGEHDMAENIIHIVLARLPGAPKGTKGISLFIVPKFHVNADGSIGERNAVRCGSIEHKMGIHGNATCVINFDQAKGYLIGPENRGLNCMFTFMNTARIGTAVQGLSASESSFQGALAYAKDRLAMRSLSGPKAPEKEADPIIVHPAVRNMLLTQKSFAEGGRALVYLLAQYADIVEKGATEEERKFADNILSLLTPIAKAFLTETGSESAKHGVQVFGGHGFISEHGMEQIVRDTRIACLYEGTTEIQALDLLGRKVLQTQGAMLKDFTKIIHKFVEANKDNAAMQEFIAPLAAANKEWGDITMQIGMRAMQNPDEVGAAAVDYLYFAGYVTLAYLWARMALVAQEKLAEGTTDVDFYNAKITTARFYFKKILPRVRSHVDVLSTGVAPLFELDAEHFAF; encoded by the coding sequence ATGCCACAATACAAAGCACCCTTACGTGATATGCAGTTCGTATTGCACGAATTATTAAATGCTGAAGCACATTACGCGAAACTTCCTGCATTTCAAGACACAGTAAGCCGTGAATTGGTTGATCAATATTTAGAAGCAGCGGCTGATTTCTGCGAAAACGAACTTTCTCCTTTAAACCAAGTGGGCGACCGCGAAGGTTGTACTTGGAATGACGGCGTTGTAACGACTCCTACAGGCTTTAAAGAAGCGTATCAAAAATATATCGAACTTGGTTTCCCATCTCTTTCTGCTGATGAAGAATTTGGCGGTCAAGCATTACCAAACTCTTTAGGGATTGCGATCTCTGAAATGGTCGGTACAGCTAACTGGTCATGGGGTATGTACCCAGGTCTTTCTCATGGTGCGGTGCGCACGTTAGAACATCACGGTTCTGACGAACAAAAGAACACTTACTTGCCAAACCTTGTTTCTGGTGTTTGGACTGGAACCATGTGCTTAACTGAATCTCATGCAGGTTCTGACCTTGGTATTATCCGTTCTAAAGCTGAACCAAATGCAGATGGCAGTTATGCAATCTCTGGCGAGAAAATCTTTATCTCTGCTGGTGAACATGATATGGCTGAAAACATCATCCATATCGTACTTGCACGTTTACCTGGCGCGCCAAAAGGTACAAAAGGGATTTCATTATTCATCGTGCCTAAATTCCACGTGAATGCTGACGGTTCTATCGGCGAGCGTAATGCGGTTCGTTGTGGTTCGATTGAACACAAAATGGGTATCCATGGTAACGCAACTTGCGTGATCAACTTTGATCAAGCAAAAGGTTACTTGATTGGTCCTGAAAACCGTGGTTTAAACTGTATGTTCACCTTCATGAACACAGCACGTATTGGTACAGCGGTTCAAGGTTTATCTGCATCTGAATCGTCTTTCCAAGGCGCTTTGGCTTATGCGAAAGACCGTTTAGCCATGCGTTCTCTTTCTGGTCCTAAAGCACCTGAAAAAGAAGCTGATCCAATTATCGTTCACCCTGCTGTTCGCAACATGCTTTTAACGCAAAAATCATTTGCTGAAGGTGGTCGTGCACTAGTTTATTTATTGGCTCAATACGCAGACATCGTTGAAAAAGGTGCCACTGAAGAAGAGCGTAAGTTTGCTGACAACATCTTGTCTTTGTTAACGCCAATTGCAAAAGCATTCTTAACTGAAACGGGTTCTGAATCTGCGAAGCACGGTGTACAAGTCTTTGGTGGTCACGGCTTCATTTCTGAACACGGTATGGAGCAAATCGTACGTGATACGCGTATTGCTTGCTTGTACGAAGGTACCACCGAGATTCAAGCGCTTGATTTGTTAGGTCGTAAAGTATTGCAAACTCAAGGTGCAATGTTGAAAGACTTCACCAAGATCATCCATAAATTTGTTGAAGCAAACAAAGACAATGCGGCAATGCAAGAATTCATTGCGCCATTGGCTGCTGCCAACAAAGAATGGGGCGATATCACCATGCAAATCGGTATGCGTGCGATGCAGAATCCAGATGAAGTGGGTGCAGCTGCAGTTGATTACCTCTACTTCGCAGGTTATGTCACGCTTGCTTACTTATGGGCGCGTATGGCACTTGTTGCGCAAGAGAAATTGGCTGAAGGTACGACTGATGTTGACTTCTACAATGCGAAAATCACCACAGCTCGTTTCTACTTCAAGAAGATCTTGCCACGTGTTCGCTCACATGTAGACGTACTTTCAACTGGCGTTGCGCCATTGTTTGAACTTGATGCGGAACACTTCGCTTTCTAA
- the baeS gene encoding sensor histidine kinase efflux regulator BaeS, with amino-acid sequence MNVRRVPLALRLFLTVLLTTLLIATISLGVLHWTMQKNFARYVADVEMQKLDRLIANLGNVYTVYHDWGNAIQAQILQIEGTAAPDDYDRLSQWWLRRQYDIALQQRYFNDHTLLSMSPSLAQNNVEIRNRQIFNDEELKILKQNLPSEYQPFEGLRFPLSPSQFRLKKDGKEDRQESKLNTSMEHGKKRFVSIPDRLGLSSRLSLYDEKQQFIVGEPATDQISFRPIIVDDRVVGYLGLKPVLDQDDASSINFFSNQKRYLLLVYALTVLSSLVAALLMATYFKKPIQRLLNATLELTRGNYQHQVMIKRNDELGDLSNQLNHLADILHQHEESRRQWVSDTSHELKTPLAVLQAQIEAMQDGIRKGTPEHLNAMMRQVSTLKKLTQDLADLAQADAQQLKCYFAEVNPWDVVVQEVENFKSTFEQNQLEVMLSGEGTTLSLDRDRFKQIIVNLLGNCVRYTEQGGKIQIHTQQDEQQWIMYVDDSPLGVNDEQLARLGERFYRVDDSRTRSTGGTGLGLALSCKLAQALGGSLTFEHSPLGGLRCVLTFPKQIK; translated from the coding sequence TTGAATGTTCGTCGCGTGCCCTTAGCCTTACGCCTGTTTTTAACGGTATTACTCACTACCTTGCTGATTGCAACGATCAGTCTGGGAGTTTTGCATTGGACCATGCAAAAGAACTTTGCCCGTTATGTGGCCGATGTGGAAATGCAAAAGCTGGATCGTTTGATTGCCAACCTAGGCAATGTCTATACGGTTTATCATGACTGGGGTAATGCAATTCAGGCACAAATTCTACAGATTGAAGGCACAGCGGCGCCAGATGACTATGATCGACTGTCTCAATGGTGGTTACGTCGTCAGTATGATATTGCCTTGCAGCAACGTTATTTTAATGATCATACCCTGTTAAGTATGTCTCCCTCTTTAGCACAAAATAATGTGGAGATCAGAAATCGGCAGATTTTCAATGATGAAGAACTCAAAATTCTGAAACAAAATTTACCTTCTGAATATCAGCCTTTTGAGGGGCTACGCTTTCCCTTAAGCCCAAGTCAGTTCCGTTTAAAGAAAGATGGAAAAGAGGACAGGCAGGAAAGCAAATTAAATACCTCGATGGAACACGGCAAAAAGCGTTTTGTCTCGATTCCTGACCGTTTGGGTTTGAGTTCACGCCTCTCTTTATATGATGAAAAGCAGCAGTTTATTGTGGGTGAACCCGCCACGGATCAGATCTCGTTCCGTCCAATTATTGTGGATGATCGGGTGGTGGGCTATCTAGGACTAAAACCTGTATTAGATCAGGATGATGCATCCAGTATTAACTTCTTTAGTAATCAAAAACGCTATTTACTTTTGGTCTATGCATTAACGGTGCTCTCAAGTTTGGTGGCTGCCTTATTGATGGCAACGTACTTTAAAAAGCCAATTCAACGCTTATTGAATGCAACGTTAGAATTGACCCGTGGTAATTATCAGCATCAGGTGATGATTAAGCGTAATGATGAGTTGGGTGATTTGTCTAATCAGCTCAATCATTTGGCCGATATTTTACATCAGCATGAAGAATCTCGTCGTCAATGGGTGTCAGATACGTCACATGAACTGAAAACACCCTTGGCGGTATTACAGGCCCAAATTGAAGCCATGCAGGATGGGATTCGTAAAGGCACGCCTGAGCATCTGAATGCCATGATGCGTCAGGTCAGTACTTTGAAAAAGTTAACTCAAGATTTGGCTGATCTGGCTCAAGCCGATGCACAACAGCTGAAATGCTATTTTGCTGAAGTCAATCCATGGGATGTGGTCGTACAAGAAGTCGAAAATTTCAAATCGACATTTGAGCAAAACCAGCTTGAGGTGATGTTGTCAGGAGAAGGTACAACCTTATCTTTAGACCGTGATCGCTTTAAACAGATTATTGTCAATCTGCTAGGTAACTGCGTTCGTTACACGGAACAAGGTGGAAAAATACAGATTCATACTCAACAAGATGAGCAACAATGGATAATGTATGTGGATGACAGTCCATTGGGTGTGAATGATGAGCAACTGGCACGTCTTGGTGAGCGTTTCTATCGTGTTGATGATTCACGTACCCGTAGTACAGGCGGAACCGGCTTAGGTTTGGCTTTATCATGTAAACTGGCACAAGCCTTAGGTGGCTCACTCACTTTTGAGCATTCACCTTTAGGTGGATTACGTTGTGTGCTGACTTTCCCAAAACAGATCAAATAA